The Alteromonas stellipolaris genome includes a region encoding these proteins:
- a CDS encoding 5-formyltetrahydrofolate cyclo-ligase — MEPLKARCMVGNTSHKTSRKTLRKTLRALRNGLSDSQHQRASLTVRDNLLSLPDIMSASSIACYLPNDGEVDLRPFMHACWALNNASALHTSLPVLHPVCKGHLLFLRYSEKTAMRVNKYNIEEPILACHDVIPTFQHQVILMPLVGFDANGNRLGMGGGYYDRTLASIQTQTLRPKLIGIAHDCQQVDELPVQPWDIPVNAIVTPTQQLSFNRI; from the coding sequence GTGGAGCCACTGAAAGCCCGCTGTATGGTAGGAAATACATCACACAAGACGTCACGAAAGACGCTACGAAAGACATTAAGAGCATTGCGCAACGGATTATCTGATTCACAACACCAGCGTGCTTCATTGACAGTACGCGATAACCTTTTATCATTGCCCGACATTATGAGCGCATCATCTATCGCTTGTTACCTGCCTAACGACGGTGAAGTGGATTTACGCCCCTTTATGCACGCATGCTGGGCGCTGAACAACGCATCTGCCCTTCATACTTCTTTGCCTGTATTGCATCCAGTTTGCAAAGGCCACCTGCTTTTTCTTCGTTACTCAGAGAAAACAGCAATGCGTGTGAATAAATACAACATTGAAGAGCCAATATTAGCCTGCCATGATGTTATTCCTACCTTTCAGCATCAGGTAATACTTATGCCCTTGGTGGGATTCGATGCTAATGGAAATCGTTTGGGCATGGGCGGTGGCTATTACGACCGCACGTTAGCCAGCATTCAAACTCAAACGTTAAGGCCAAAACTCATTGGCATCGCCCACGATTGCCAACAAGTAGACGAACTTCCGGTTCAGCCTTGGGACATTCCTGTAAACGCTATTGTCACCCCCACACAGCAATTGAGCTTTAATCGTATATAA
- the rpiA gene encoding ribose-5-phosphate isomerase RpiA yields MDQNAKKQAVAKAAIEYVENGSIVGVGTGSTVNFFIEELGKIKNNIEGAVSSSDASTKLLEALGIEVFALNDVSNISVYIDGADEVAEHKHMIKGGGAALTREKIVAGASTTFVCIVDDSKRVPMLGKFPLPVEVIPMARSFVARELVKLGGDPEYRQGVVTDNGNVILDVHNLEILNPRELEQSINNIPGVVTNGIFALRGADIVLSATDTGVETYK; encoded by the coding sequence ATGGATCAGAATGCAAAGAAGCAAGCAGTAGCTAAAGCAGCCATCGAATATGTTGAAAATGGCAGTATTGTTGGTGTAGGTACTGGCTCTACGGTTAATTTTTTCATTGAAGAACTCGGCAAAATTAAAAATAACATTGAAGGGGCAGTATCCAGTTCTGATGCCTCTACCAAGTTGCTAGAAGCCCTAGGCATTGAAGTATTCGCACTAAACGATGTTAGCAATATTTCAGTGTATATCGACGGTGCTGATGAGGTTGCCGAACACAAACATATGATTAAAGGCGGCGGTGCAGCCCTTACCCGCGAAAAAATTGTCGCCGGTGCGTCAACCACATTTGTCTGTATTGTAGATGATAGCAAGCGCGTGCCTATGCTTGGTAAATTCCCTCTTCCGGTTGAAGTTATTCCAATGGCGCGATCTTTTGTGGCTCGTGAGTTGGTAAAACTAGGCGGCGACCCAGAATACCGCCAAGGCGTAGTGACAGATAACGGCAATGTTATTTTAGACGTGCATAATCTTGAAATACTAAATCCAAGAGAGCTTGAGCAGTCGATTAATAATATTCCAGGTGTGGTCACCAACGGCATATTCGCCCTACGTGGCGCAGACATCGTACTGTCGGCCACCGATACCGGTGTTGAAACCTATAAATAA
- the serA gene encoding phosphoglycerate dehydrogenase: MSKVSLEKDKIRILLLEGVHQSALETFKNNGYTNIEYLKTSLPEEELVEKVKDAHFIGLRSRTQITEKVVDAAQKLVAIGCFCIGTNQVNLEATQRRGIPVFNAPFSNTRSVAELVLGQLILLLRQVPSKSAKAHRGEWEKTANGSFEARGKTLGIIGYGHIGTQLSILAEHLGMRVQFFDIEDKLVLGNSTQIKSLEKLLNTSDVVSLHVPETQQTQNMFAAEQFAQMKKGSIFINASRGTVVDIDALADALESGQLNGAAIDVFPVEPKSNNEEFQSPLRKFDNVILTPHVGGSTQEAQENIGIEVAGKLAKYSDNGSTLSAVNFPEVSLPEHTNRSRLLHVHKNQPGILTQINQAFAEKGINIEAQYLQTNAEIGYVVVDVQQDRAYDALAQLQQIDGTIKTRILH, encoded by the coding sequence ATGAGCAAAGTTTCACTAGAGAAGGATAAGATCCGGATATTGTTGTTAGAGGGTGTGCATCAAAGTGCATTAGAAACCTTTAAGAATAATGGATACACCAATATTGAGTATCTCAAAACGTCCCTTCCTGAAGAAGAGCTTGTTGAGAAAGTGAAAGATGCCCACTTTATTGGCCTTCGTTCACGTACTCAAATTACTGAGAAGGTAGTCGATGCTGCTCAGAAATTGGTAGCTATTGGTTGTTTCTGTATTGGTACGAACCAAGTTAATTTAGAAGCAACACAGCGCCGTGGTATTCCGGTATTTAACGCACCGTTTTCTAATACCCGTTCAGTAGCAGAGCTTGTGCTTGGTCAGCTTATTCTTTTGCTTCGCCAAGTACCTAGTAAAAGTGCAAAAGCGCACCGCGGTGAGTGGGAAAAAACTGCCAATGGTTCGTTTGAAGCCCGTGGTAAAACATTAGGTATCATTGGTTATGGCCACATTGGTACCCAGCTAAGTATTCTTGCTGAACACCTTGGTATGCGTGTACAGTTTTTCGATATTGAAGATAAGTTGGTATTAGGTAACTCTACGCAGATAAAGTCGTTAGAGAAGCTATTAAACACCTCTGATGTGGTATCGCTTCACGTGCCTGAAACTCAGCAAACGCAAAACATGTTTGCAGCTGAGCAATTTGCACAAATGAAGAAAGGAAGCATTTTTATTAATGCGTCTCGCGGTACGGTTGTAGATATTGATGCCCTAGCCGACGCGCTTGAAAGCGGCCAGTTAAATGGCGCAGCTATTGATGTATTCCCTGTTGAACCTAAGTCGAACAATGAGGAATTCCAATCGCCTTTACGTAAGTTCGATAATGTTATTCTTACGCCGCATGTAGGTGGTAGCACCCAAGAAGCACAAGAGAATATTGGTATTGAAGTGGCCGGTAAATTGGCGAAGTACAGTGATAATGGCTCTACCTTATCTGCTGTTAATTTCCCTGAAGTATCATTACCAGAGCACACTAACCGCTCTCGCTTACTTCACGTACACAAAAACCAGCCTGGTATTCTTACTCAAATTAACCAAGCGTTTGCAGAGAAAGGCATCAACATTGAAGCCCAGTACCTTCAAACTAACGCAGAAATTGGTTATGTAGTAGTAGATGTTCAGCAAGACAGAGCCTATGACGCGCTTGCACAACTACAGCAAATTGACGGTACGATTAAAACCCGTATTCTTCACTAA
- a CDS encoding DUF481 domain-containing protein, producing the protein MKKQLLASLLALSFSSVTFAQDDVKPFTMEGELGIIATTGNTETSSISAGITAHQELEQWSNDYTLEGLYKKETVDNDDGTEEEYTSAQKFYGSAQGNYKLDNPDYRLFGFASYEDDRLSNFDYQSTLAVGWNQKVLENKRHILEYSIGPGYSFAETQEGEEQNSMIVRASSAYSWKISDTAKFTQTVSTEVGSDNTKSRAESALTATISGNLSMKLSFKVDHNSNVSDDVEKLDTETAVTLVYNFF; encoded by the coding sequence ATGAAAAAACAGCTTCTCGCATCACTTTTGGCCTTGTCTTTCTCTTCTGTTACTTTTGCTCAAGACGACGTTAAACCTTTCACGATGGAAGGTGAGCTAGGTATTATCGCAACAACAGGTAACACCGAAACGTCATCAATCAGTGCCGGTATTACTGCTCACCAAGAATTAGAGCAGTGGAGCAACGACTATACTCTAGAAGGTCTTTACAAAAAAGAAACTGTTGATAACGACGATGGTACCGAAGAAGAGTACACATCAGCGCAAAAGTTTTACGGTTCTGCACAGGGTAACTACAAGCTAGATAACCCTGATTACCGTTTATTTGGTTTCGCGTCGTATGAAGATGACCGTTTAAGTAACTTCGACTATCAATCAACACTTGCTGTGGGTTGGAACCAAAAAGTACTTGAAAATAAACGTCACATTTTAGAGTACTCAATCGGTCCTGGTTACTCGTTTGCTGAAACGCAAGAAGGCGAAGAGCAGAACAGCATGATTGTTCGTGCTTCAAGTGCATACTCTTGGAAAATTTCAGATACGGCTAAATTCACGCAAACAGTGAGTACGGAAGTGGGTTCTGACAACACGAAATCTCGTGCTGAATCGGCGCTTACGGCTACCATTAGCGGTAACCTTTCTATGAAGTTGTCATTTAAGGTAGACCACAACTCTAACGTATCTGACGACGTAGAAAAGCTAGATACTGAAACTGCAGTAACGCTAGTTTACAACTTCTTCTAA
- a CDS encoding DUF481 domain-containing protein, producing MLNLTKIFCAVCCLLGISTAVFAADRDLIQTLYHADFTPDTDDEVPRFSLNGELGILSNTGNTSAASIKAGINADHETENWSSLYFAEMLYQESNTDGTGRDVSAKRFYGSAQFDYKLNQPGRRLFMYGDYEDDAFSGYDHRASLAAGWSQRVWRDEVSEFRYSVGPGYAFVELEEPLEEDINNGVIVRASAEYKYHWASGANLRQFVSTEAGDENTKSRSETSLSANVFGSLAMKLSFILNHETDTTEDVDGLSTETSVALVYQFF from the coding sequence ATGCTTAATCTAACAAAAATTTTCTGTGCAGTATGCTGTCTTCTTGGCATAAGTACTGCCGTCTTCGCAGCAGATCGCGACTTAATTCAAACGCTTTATCACGCTGATTTTACGCCAGACACAGACGACGAAGTGCCTAGATTTTCGTTAAATGGTGAGTTAGGTATACTCTCAAACACGGGTAATACATCAGCAGCGAGTATTAAAGCGGGTATCAACGCCGACCATGAAACTGAAAATTGGAGCAGTCTGTACTTTGCAGAAATGCTTTATCAAGAAAGTAACACCGATGGCACTGGTCGCGATGTGTCGGCCAAACGCTTCTATGGCAGTGCTCAGTTCGATTACAAATTAAACCAGCCTGGTCGACGCTTGTTCATGTACGGCGATTATGAAGATGATGCCTTCAGCGGCTATGATCATCGTGCTTCACTGGCTGCCGGTTGGTCACAACGAGTTTGGCGAGATGAAGTCAGCGAGTTCCGTTACAGTGTTGGGCCGGGTTATGCTTTTGTTGAGCTAGAAGAACCCCTCGAAGAAGATATTAACAACGGGGTAATTGTACGTGCATCAGCTGAATACAAATATCATTGGGCCTCAGGTGCTAACCTTCGACAATTTGTAAGCACGGAAGCGGGCGACGAAAATACTAAATCTCGTTCCGAGACATCTTTGTCGGCCAATGTTTTCGGCTCTTTAGCCATGAAGCTATCGTTTATTTTGAATCACGAAACCGATACTACCGAAGATGTAGATGGGTTAAGTACCGAGACCTCGGTTGCCTTGGTTTATCAATTCTTCTAA
- a CDS encoding HDOD domain-containing protein, whose amino-acid sequence MSLDKYVSFATKSFTLPDICIRIRSVLDNPRSSASDLGDLISLDSSLTAKVLRLANSSLFRFPSQVESVSKAINVIGGEALYNLVVAETANTAFKYFDTQLINLDKHWFNSVYCGMVAKHLAKASNMRGSERFFVMGILQNLSELVIAKRSPELYKSYIEQDSDMLLGARQIQHFGFTFSNCSGTILENWKLPLVLYYPVMHANDMSRQATDSDIALLALASRVTTMQQNKKTDGDIELFLEDIANNSGVNIDDVANAIEFADRETAKISMLIH is encoded by the coding sequence ATGTCCTTAGATAAATATGTGTCGTTTGCAACAAAGTCATTTACCTTGCCAGATATATGTATTCGTATCCGCTCGGTATTAGATAACCCTCGTTCAAGTGCAAGCGACCTTGGCGATTTAATCAGTTTAGATTCGTCATTAACAGCCAAAGTGCTGCGATTGGCAAACAGTTCACTGTTCCGGTTTCCATCACAAGTAGAGTCTGTTTCAAAAGCCATCAATGTCATTGGTGGTGAAGCTTTGTATAATTTGGTGGTTGCAGAAACCGCCAATACCGCTTTTAAATACTTTGATACCCAGCTTATTAACCTTGATAAACATTGGTTCAACTCTGTTTATTGTGGAATGGTGGCGAAACATTTGGCTAAGGCCAGCAATATGCGTGGTAGTGAGCGTTTCTTCGTTATGGGGATATTGCAAAACCTCAGTGAGTTGGTCATTGCTAAACGTTCGCCAGAGCTTTATAAAAGCTATATTGAGCAAGATAGCGATATGCTTCTCGGGGCAAGACAAATTCAACATTTTGGTTTTACCTTTTCAAACTGTAGCGGTACCATATTAGAAAATTGGAAGCTTCCTCTTGTGCTCTATTATCCGGTTATGCACGCTAATGATATGTCTAGACAGGCAACAGATAGCGATATTGCGCTACTGGCATTAGCATCAAGGGTTACTACCATGCAGCAAAATAAAAAAACTGACGGTGACATTGAACTTTTTTTAGAAGACATAGCCAATAATAGTGGTGTGAATATAGATGACGTGGCAAATGCCATAGAGTTCGCCGACAGAGAAACAGCAAAAATTTCCATGCTTATCCATTGA
- a CDS encoding DUF1289 domain-containing protein: protein MTDQTPPAQQLEFFEIPSPCIGVCESGVRGYCKGCYRSREERLYWLKIDDGTRRKIIGACQRRKQAALSRARRQNEKPIEVREPSQINMFDVPFETIDKA, encoded by the coding sequence ATGACAGACCAAACACCGCCAGCACAGCAATTGGAGTTCTTTGAAATTCCAAGTCCCTGTATTGGTGTTTGTGAGTCTGGAGTGCGAGGGTATTGCAAAGGATGTTACCGCAGCCGAGAAGAGCGGCTGTATTGGCTTAAGATTGATGATGGAACTCGCCGAAAGATAATTGGGGCATGTCAGCGAAGAAAGCAAGCGGCGCTAAGTAGAGCCCGTCGCCAAAATGAAAAACCAATAGAAGTACGAGAGCCTAGTCAAATAAATATGTTTGATGTGCCTTTCGAGACAATTGATAAAGCATAA
- a CDS encoding SIMPL domain-containing protein, with the protein MKIGAAVVVAIGMVSALGILGQQVSSALNDMQTWDRVVTVKGLSEREYVADRVIWPIQFVDAGNDLPALYNQIETNSMKVSNFLQSKGIAKEGITIGKPDITDKLAQQYGGTEKAPFRYTAVQTITVFSNEVEKVRVVMSQISSLLKSGVVLTNQHYQAQPDYVFTRLNEVKPAMIEEATVNAREVAEKFAQDSKSTLGKIKRANQGRFSIASRDHHHPHIKQVRVVSTIDYTLVD; encoded by the coding sequence ATGAAGATAGGTGCAGCAGTGGTAGTGGCAATAGGCATGGTGAGTGCGCTTGGCATATTGGGTCAACAGGTGTCTTCGGCGCTAAACGACATGCAAACTTGGGACAGGGTAGTTACCGTTAAAGGGTTGTCTGAAAGGGAGTACGTGGCAGATCGAGTGATTTGGCCTATTCAATTTGTTGATGCAGGCAATGATTTACCCGCGCTTTACAACCAGATAGAAACAAACAGCATGAAAGTGTCTAACTTCTTACAGAGCAAAGGGATTGCCAAAGAGGGTATTACCATTGGTAAGCCAGACATTACCGATAAACTAGCTCAGCAATATGGCGGTACAGAAAAAGCGCCATTTCGTTACACCGCAGTGCAAACCATTACCGTATTTTCAAACGAGGTCGAAAAGGTACGTGTAGTCATGAGCCAGATAAGTAGCTTATTAAAGTCTGGTGTTGTGCTAACGAATCAACACTATCAAGCACAGCCCGACTATGTATTTACGCGTTTAAATGAAGTAAAACCGGCAATGATCGAGGAAGCCACTGTTAATGCCAGAGAGGTTGCTGAAAAGTTCGCGCAGGACTCGAAAAGTACGTTAGGGAAAATAAAACGGGCTAATCAAGGGCGGTTTTCAATCGCTAGCAGAGACCATCATCACCCCCATATTAAGCAGGTTCGGGTAGTTTCGACTATTGACTATACACTAGTAGATTAA
- a CDS encoding TIGR03915 family putative DNA repair protein, translated as MKTITIISVPGYDEWRIAARECLAQAIPPENIIWQTSESIQDDLFGGGEQVIAASKPKAKHSIPKSVLTLIKYALCHQDASRFALCYRVLWRVIFENKNLIQLKTDEDIMQLVTLAKAVKRDAYKISAFLRFREVNHDGQEHFIAWYEPEHFSLEIKLDFFQTRFKNMRWSILTPYRAAHWDTEKLVLEDNPDPSVFPNDDRIEKYWLTYYANIFNPARIKKSAMLSSMPKKYWKNMPETALIDDMIRNSDARARKMIVDGNKR; from the coding sequence ATGAAAACCATTACAATCATTTCAGTGCCTGGGTACGATGAGTGGCGCATAGCAGCAAGAGAATGTTTGGCGCAAGCTATCCCCCCCGAAAATATTATTTGGCAAACTTCAGAGTCTATACAAGACGACCTGTTTGGCGGTGGGGAACAAGTTATAGCAGCCAGTAAGCCAAAAGCGAAACACAGCATTCCCAAGTCAGTCTTAACGCTTATCAAATATGCGTTGTGTCACCAAGATGCTAGCCGCTTCGCATTGTGTTATCGGGTGTTATGGCGTGTTATTTTCGAAAACAAAAACCTTATTCAGTTAAAAACTGATGAAGATATCATGCAACTTGTTACGTTAGCCAAAGCGGTAAAACGCGATGCATATAAAATAAGTGCTTTTTTGAGGTTTCGAGAAGTTAATCATGACGGACAAGAGCACTTTATCGCTTGGTATGAGCCGGAACATTTTAGCTTAGAGATTAAGCTCGACTTCTTCCAAACTCGTTTTAAAAATATGCGGTGGTCAATATTAACGCCTTATCGGGCTGCCCATTGGGATACTGAAAAGCTAGTTTTAGAAGATAATCCCGATCCGAGTGTGTTTCCTAATGACGACCGTATCGAAAAATATTGGCTCACTTATTACGCTAATATTTTTAATCCCGCCCGCATCAAAAAGAGCGCAATGTTAAGCTCAATGCCCAAAAAGTACTGGAAGAATATGCCCGAAACAGCTTTGATTGACGATATGATTCGAAATTCGGATGCGAGAGCGCGCAAAATGATAGTTGATGGGAATAAACGCTAA
- a CDS encoding putative DNA modification/repair radical SAM protein — protein MHDKLIQKLEILSDAAKYDASCASGSAGKRKAGKTDKTGIGSLTGGTGICHSFTPDGRCVSLLKILMTNYCIYDCHYCINRVSSSVQRARFTVKETVDLTLNFYKRNYIEGLFLSSGIVGSPDLTMESMVRIAKSLRLDHGFKGYIHLKTIPNASPELQAEAGLYADRLSINVEMPTQPSLNKYAPEKDLGAIHNAMNTLKEKIAEHKVDKTHTGKRPPRFAPGGQSTQMIIGADGSNDKVILGTSVKLYSQQKLRRVYYSAFSPIPDASEVLPLKPAPLIREHRLYQADWLLRFYGFKLDEILHDDMLDMDHDPKLAWALRNRHVFPIDLNKADKLMLLRVPGLGARTVQKILTIRRYAKLSWMDLTKMRLPLQKLKPFISVSDYSPNIHLLDSNNFELQFKQPKQFELFSA, from the coding sequence ATGCATGACAAACTGATACAAAAACTCGAAATTCTTTCAGATGCAGCCAAGTATGACGCTTCATGTGCAAGCGGTTCTGCAGGTAAACGAAAGGCTGGCAAAACCGATAAAACGGGCATAGGCTCTCTTACCGGTGGTACGGGTATATGTCACAGTTTTACCCCTGATGGGCGCTGTGTCTCTTTGTTAAAGATACTAATGACGAACTACTGTATTTACGACTGTCACTATTGCATTAATAGAGTATCGAGTAGTGTTCAACGTGCCCGTTTCACTGTGAAAGAAACCGTAGACCTAACACTGAATTTTTACAAGCGTAACTATATCGAAGGTCTGTTTCTTAGTTCAGGCATTGTGGGTTCTCCAGACCTTACAATGGAAAGTATGGTGCGTATTGCAAAATCTTTACGTCTGGATCACGGGTTCAAGGGGTATATTCATCTTAAGACAATTCCCAATGCCTCACCTGAATTGCAGGCCGAAGCTGGCTTATACGCCGACAGACTAAGCATTAATGTAGAAATGCCAACCCAACCTTCTTTAAATAAGTACGCGCCCGAAAAAGACCTCGGCGCTATTCATAACGCGATGAATACACTGAAAGAGAAAATAGCTGAGCATAAGGTAGATAAAACCCATACAGGTAAACGTCCTCCTCGCTTTGCCCCTGGCGGGCAGTCTACTCAAATGATAATAGGGGCCGATGGTTCTAATGATAAAGTTATCTTGGGCACGAGCGTAAAACTTTATAGCCAACAAAAGCTACGTCGCGTTTATTACTCTGCATTCTCGCCAATACCCGATGCATCAGAAGTTTTACCGCTAAAACCAGCGCCTTTAATTCGCGAGCATCGTCTTTATCAGGCTGATTGGCTTTTGCGTTTTTATGGATTCAAGCTTGATGAAATATTGCACGATGACATGCTTGATATGGATCATGATCCTAAACTTGCGTGGGCATTGCGCAATCGTCATGTGTTTCCAATCGATTTAAATAAAGCCGACAAACTGATGTTGTTACGGGTACCAGGCCTTGGTGCACGCACTGTACAAAAAATTCTGACTATTCGCCGTTATGCAAAGCTTAGTTGGATGGATCTTACTAAAATGCGCCTGCCTCTACAAAAGCTGAAGCCTTTTATTAGCGTGAGCGACTACTCGCCTAATATTCATTTACTCGATAGCAATAATTTTGAGTTACAGTTCAAACAGCCGAAGCAGTTCGAGCTATTTAGCGCCTAA